From a region of the Sulfitobacter alexandrii genome:
- a CDS encoding enoyl-CoA hydratase-related protein encodes MQGGTSEMTESVVQSQVLGKEVRITIRRPDNRNALNREVADGIMAAICAAERDSDCRVIVLTGEGERAFCAGGDIKAGADGGPFVQDPADPDHFAGRLFETIQACRKPTIARINGVAMGAGAGIICACDLAVMADHARVGTPEVKVGLFPMTIVPPMMRVLPRRRLMEMFITGVPLTAEEALQFNLVNYVTDAAGLDDKVAELVAQIAAQSPSAIRLGKYACHAMEDMTYPQQMRFAETLLPRVAQTEDAREGFDAFISKRKPEWTGR; translated from the coding sequence ATGCAGGGGGGAACTTCGGAAATGACTGAGAGCGTTGTTCAATCGCAGGTGCTCGGCAAAGAAGTGCGTATCACGATTCGACGTCCTGATAATCGAAATGCCCTCAACCGTGAGGTCGCAGACGGGATCATGGCCGCCATATGTGCTGCCGAGAGGGACAGCGATTGCCGCGTGATCGTTCTGACCGGCGAGGGCGAGCGCGCCTTCTGTGCCGGGGGCGACATCAAGGCGGGGGCGGATGGCGGCCCGTTTGTTCAGGATCCGGCGGACCCGGATCATTTTGCCGGAAGGTTGTTCGAGACGATACAGGCGTGCCGAAAGCCAACGATCGCGCGCATCAATGGCGTCGCGATGGGGGCGGGAGCGGGCATCATCTGTGCCTGCGATCTGGCTGTGATGGCGGATCATGCCCGCGTCGGAACGCCGGAAGTGAAGGTGGGTCTGTTTCCCATGACGATCGTGCCACCCATGATGCGCGTGCTGCCCCGGCGGAGGCTGATGGAGATGTTCATCACCGGCGTTCCTCTGACGGCCGAGGAAGCCCTGCAGTTCAATCTGGTCAACTATGTGACCGATGCCGCGGGGCTGGACGACAAGGTTGCAGAACTGGTTGCCCAGATCGCCGCGCAGTCGCCGAGCGCGATCCGGCTGGGAAAATACGCCTGTCACGCGATGGAGGATATGACCTATCCGCAGCAGATGCGGTTTGCAGAAACACTTTTACCGCGTGTGGCGCAGACCGAAGACGCGCGCGAAGGCTTTGATGCCTTCATCTCGAAGCGCAAACCTGAATGGACGGGCCGCTGA
- a CDS encoding acyclic terpene utilization AtuA family protein, which yields MSERKLRIGCASGFWGDTPEAIGQLVSKGEIDYLVFDYLAEVTMSLMARARAKAPETGYAPDFVKALAPWLPDIKAKGIKVVANAGGVNPRGCSDALAKAAAQAGIDLSIGVVLGDDLLPRADEIRKNGQTEMFSGVAFPDDIWSMNAYLGARPIAAALDAGADIVITGRCADSAVALGPLMHEYGWGDDDWDKLSQGSLAGHLIECGPQGTGGNFTDWQDVPGWDNMGMPIVEASEDGSFIMTKTPDTGGLVVPGSVGEQMLYEIGDPRAYLLPDVICDWSGVTLEQVGPDQVLVKGGRGLGRTDSYKVSATHADGWRAVSTLTLAAIDAPAKAERVAEAILTRCRRIFRDRNMGDFRQVSVEVLGAEAAYGANARARTREVVLKIGAVHDDRAALNIFAGEIAPMAISTAQGLTGFFAGRPKVQPVVRLFSFLQSKAETPVAVEVDGKDVPVSVATTPVHLDPPAAPPADSREPGPDAVKVRLVDLAWGRSGDKGDIANIGILARKPDYLPYIRSALSEEVVKDYFAHVCDGRVERFDLPGSHSLNFLLHESLGGGGIASVRIDPQGKGFAQMLLDIEIPVPADLAARDGLNAAARN from the coding sequence ATGTCGGAACGCAAGCTGCGCATCGGATGCGCGTCGGGCTTCTGGGGCGATACGCCGGAAGCGATCGGTCAACTGGTCTCAAAGGGCGAGATCGACTATCTGGTGTTTGACTATCTGGCAGAGGTGACAATGTCGCTGATGGCGCGGGCCCGCGCCAAAGCGCCCGAGACGGGCTATGCGCCGGACTTCGTCAAGGCGCTGGCACCCTGGTTGCCGGATATCAAGGCAAAAGGGATCAAGGTCGTTGCCAATGCAGGGGGCGTGAACCCGCGTGGCTGCAGCGATGCGCTTGCCAAAGCCGCCGCCCAGGCCGGGATCGATCTGTCCATCGGAGTCGTGCTAGGCGATGACCTGTTGCCCAGGGCCGATGAAATTCGCAAAAACGGTCAGACGGAAATGTTCTCGGGTGTCGCATTTCCAGATGATATCTGGAGCATGAATGCCTATCTGGGTGCCCGCCCCATCGCTGCCGCGCTGGATGCCGGGGCCGACATCGTGATCACCGGACGCTGCGCCGACAGCGCGGTCGCGCTTGGTCCCCTGATGCATGAATACGGCTGGGGCGACGATGACTGGGACAAGCTCAGCCAGGGATCGCTGGCCGGCCACCTGATCGAATGCGGCCCCCAGGGAACCGGCGGCAACTTCACCGACTGGCAGGACGTGCCGGGTTGGGACAATATGGGCATGCCCATCGTCGAGGCGTCCGAAGACGGCAGTTTCATCATGACCAAGACGCCTGACACCGGCGGGCTGGTCGTGCCCGGGTCAGTCGGAGAGCAGATGCTCTATGAAATCGGGGATCCGCGCGCCTACCTGTTGCCCGACGTGATCTGCGACTGGTCCGGGGTCACCCTGGAGCAGGTCGGACCCGATCAGGTGCTGGTCAAGGGCGGCAGGGGGCTTGGGCGCACCGACAGCTACAAGGTGTCGGCGACCCATGCCGATGGCTGGCGCGCGGTCTCTACCCTGACACTGGCCGCGATTGATGCACCCGCCAAGGCCGAACGTGTGGCCGAGGCGATCCTGACCCGCTGTCGCCGGATTTTCCGCGACCGCAACATGGGCGATTTTCGGCAGGTCAGCGTCGAGGTGCTGGGGGCCGAGGCGGCCTATGGCGCAAATGCGCGCGCCCGAACCCGCGAGGTGGTGCTCAAGATCGGCGCGGTCCATGACGATCGCGCCGCGCTGAACATCTTTGCCGGCGAAATAGCACCGATGGCGATTTCGACCGCGCAGGGTCTGACCGGGTTCTTCGCCGGACGGCCCAAGGTGCAACCGGTGGTCCGCCTGTTCTCCTTCCTTCAGAGCAAGGCCGAGACCCCCGTCGCGGTCGAGGTCGACGGCAAGGATGTGCCCGTGAGCGTGGCCACTACGCCAGTCCACCTTGATCCACCTGCCGCACCGCCCGCAGATAGCCGCGAGCCCGGCCCGGACGCTGTCAAGGTCCGCCTCGTCGATCTGGCCTGGGGCCGCTCGGGCGACAAGGGGGACATCGCCAATATCGGCATCCTCGCGCGCAAGCCGGACTACCTGCCATATATCCGCTCGGCTCTCAGCGAAGAGGTGGTGAAGGACTATTTCGCCCATGTCTGCGACGGCAGGGTAGAACGGTTCGACTTGCCTGGAAGCCATTCGCTGAATTTCCTGTTGCATGAATCGCTTGGCGGTGGCGGCATCGCCTCGGTTCGCATAGACCCGCAGGGCAAAGGGTTCGCGCAGATGCTGCTTGATATCGAAATTCCCGTGCCAGCCGATCTGGCTGCACGTGACGGACTGAATGCCGCGGCCCGGAACTAA
- a CDS encoding acetyl-CoA carboxylase biotin carboxylase subunit produces the protein MTISKLLVANRGEIAARVLRTAKARGLATAVLRHVAEQEGPAHLIADEVVMIDGPTPVAAYLDIPQIVAAATKIGADAVHPGYGFLSENAGFVAALEKAGVTFVGPTSEVIDLMGDKVRARAFVEEHGFPVAPSAIEDDDPASFVERARAVGYPLLIKPSAGGGGKGMRVVREDSTLETEIETARREGERYFGDGRLFVERYIERPRHIEVQVMGDGQGNVVHFWERECSIQRRFQKIIEETPSPALTPEQRDEICETAAGIARAVKYRGAGTVEFIYAQDGAFYFLEMNTRLQVEHPVTELVTGFDLVAEQLRVAAGDGLSAVQADIPQTGHSIELRICAEDATADFRPAIGDILLLDEPQGEGIRVDSGILDGGKVTTDFDPMLSKLIVHGPDRAQAIARARSAVQSYVILGVTTNTGYLDAILAHPDFASGDVSTGFLAEQSETLTAPGEDVSDLLIAAAALSDERLVSDVMQIPEMYRKMGGWRN, from the coding sequence ATGACCATTTCGAAACTCCTGGTCGCCAATCGGGGCGAGATCGCGGCGCGCGTGTTGCGCACCGCCAAGGCCCGCGGGCTTGCGACGGCCGTGTTGCGTCATGTCGCCGAGCAAGAGGGGCCGGCGCATCTGATCGCAGATGAGGTCGTGATGATCGACGGCCCGACGCCCGTGGCCGCCTATCTCGATATTCCGCAGATCGTCGCGGCGGCAACAAAGATCGGCGCGGATGCGGTGCATCCCGGCTATGGCTTTCTGTCAGAGAATGCCGGTTTTGTCGCGGCGCTGGAAAAAGCCGGAGTGACCTTTGTCGGCCCGACGTCCGAGGTCATCGACCTGATGGGGGACAAGGTCCGCGCCCGCGCCTTTGTCGAGGAACACGGGTTTCCCGTCGCCCCCTCGGCGATCGAGGATGATGATCCGGCGAGCTTTGTCGAACGCGCCCGCGCCGTGGGCTATCCGCTGCTGATCAAACCCTCGGCCGGCGGTGGCGGCAAGGGCATGCGCGTTGTGCGCGAGGACAGCACGCTGGAAACCGAAATCGAAACCGCGCGCCGCGAAGGCGAACGATATTTCGGCGACGGGCGGCTTTTCGTCGAACGCTATATCGAACGCCCGCGCCATATCGAGGTGCAGGTGATGGGCGACGGACAGGGCAACGTGGTCCATTTCTGGGAACGTGAATGTTCGATCCAGCGCCGGTTCCAGAAGATTATCGAGGAAACGCCGTCACCGGCGCTGACCCCCGAGCAACGGGATGAGATCTGCGAGACCGCTGCCGGAATTGCCCGTGCCGTCAAATACCGCGGGGCAGGGACCGTTGAATTCATCTATGCGCAGGACGGGGCCTTTTATTTCCTGGAAATGAACACCCGCCTTCAGGTCGAACATCCGGTGACCGAACTGGTGACCGGCTTCGATCTGGTTGCCGAGCAGCTGCGTGTCGCGGCGGGCGACGGGCTGAGCGCCGTGCAGGCGGATATTCCCCAAACCGGACACTCGATCGAACTGCGCATCTGCGCCGAGGACGCGACGGCCGATTTCCGGCCCGCGATCGGCGATATCCTGCTGCTGGACGAACCCCAGGGCGAGGGGATCCGCGTGGACAGCGGCATTCTGGATGGCGGCAAGGTGACAACCGACTTCGACCCGATGTTGTCCAAGCTGATCGTACATGGCCCGGATCGCGCGCAGGCCATCGCCCGTGCCCGGAGCGCGGTGCAAAGCTATGTGATTCTCGGGGTAACGACCAACACTGGTTACCTGGATGCAATCCTTGCACATCCGGATTTCGCCTCTGGTGACGTTTCAACTGGCTTCCTGGCTGAACAATCCGAAACGCTGACCGCGCCGGGCGAAGATGTCTCTGACTTGCTGATAGCGGCGGCGGCCCTATCGGACGAGCGCCTGGTGAGTGACGTAATGCAGATACCGGAAATGTACCGCAAGATGGGCGGGTGGAGAAACTGA
- a CDS encoding acetyl-CoA carboxylase biotin carboxyl carrier protein subunit, producing the protein MEKLMQRIFQIDGEETDCWLGHDGSRFVLNTPTGAVTCQLDPTGLPGGYKLRAKGVVRELRLAVGPEATFVHMDGRTYEVGRVDPAERLAGSDGGASDDRLVAPMPGVVVSVAVKPGDAVEEGQPLLVIESMKLETTLTAPRGGVVAEMPFAEGDSFGLKDILAQLAPEEE; encoded by the coding sequence GTGGAGAAACTGATGCAACGGATTTTTCAGATCGACGGAGAAGAGACTGATTGCTGGTTGGGTCATGATGGCAGCCGGTTCGTGCTCAATACCCCCACTGGCGCTGTTACCTGCCAATTGGACCCGACGGGTCTGCCGGGCGGTTACAAGCTGCGGGCCAAGGGTGTTGTGCGCGAATTGCGACTGGCCGTGGGGCCGGAAGCAACTTTTGTGCACATGGACGGGCGAACCTACGAAGTCGGGCGGGTTGATCCCGCCGAACGCCTGGCCGGAAGCGACGGTGGCGCGAGCGACGACCGATTGGTGGCGCCCATGCCGGGTGTCGTGGTGTCGGTTGCGGTTAAACCCGGCGATGCGGTTGAAGAAGGCCAGCCGCTTCTGGTGATCGAAAGCATGAAGTTGGAAACCACACTGACGGCGCCGCGCGGCGGGGTCGTTGCCGAAATGCCATTCGCCGAAGGCGACAGTTTTGGTCTGAAAGACATCCTGGCCCAATTGGCCCCGGAGGAGGAGTGA
- a CDS encoding acyl-CoA carboxylase subunit beta → MRRIESQIDTNAADYKANFAAMSERLKEFHARQHAARFERPQRDIDRLARQNKLGVRERLKLLLDPGTPFLEFSTLAACREYDGTVPGAAVVTGIGIVQGREVAIHANDASVKGGAWYPHTVKKVVRLLDVALENRLPVIHICDSAGGFLPLQHGVFPDRYLGGRVFRNQVKLSQANIPQIAVVGGHCTAGGAYVPTLSDYNIIIEGTGAIFLGGPPLVKAATGEEVGVQELGGAVMHTSVSGTGDYRAATEQHAFSLAREIVSQWKRTPKTIIETAAFEEPYYDPKELYGIIPKDRKTQFDMREVLARIVDGSRFHEYQPDYGTTMVCGFAHIWGYKVGILANNGVLFNDSSLKAAHFMQLCNQNRTPLVFFQNITGYMVGREYEERGIAKDGAKMLMAQGGSVVPKFTVIANASYGAGNYGMCGRAWDARTLFMWPQAEIGVMGADQAANTMADVKIRQLQREGKELTEEEIAAIREPVLEKYKRDVEAYTSTSELWDDGILDPADTRNALGMSISASLNAPIDDPHYGIFRL, encoded by the coding sequence ATGCGCAGGATTGAAAGTCAGATCGACACCAATGCCGCCGACTACAAGGCAAATTTCGCCGCCATGTCTGAACGGCTGAAGGAATTCCACGCCCGCCAGCACGCGGCGCGTTTCGAACGTCCGCAACGCGATATCGACCGCCTTGCCCGCCAGAACAAACTGGGCGTGCGCGAGCGGTTGAAACTGCTGCTGGACCCCGGCACTCCGTTTTTGGAGTTTTCCACACTTGCCGCCTGTCGCGAATACGATGGCACCGTGCCTGGCGCCGCTGTGGTGACGGGCATCGGTATTGTGCAGGGTCGCGAGGTCGCCATCCACGCCAACGACGCTAGCGTCAAGGGCGGGGCTTGGTATCCACATACGGTCAAAAAGGTCGTGCGTCTTCTGGATGTCGCGCTGGAAAACCGCCTGCCGGTCATCCATATCTGCGACAGCGCGGGCGGTTTCCTGCCGCTGCAGCACGGGGTGTTTCCCGACCGGTATCTGGGCGGGCGGGTGTTCCGCAACCAGGTCAAGCTGAGCCAGGCCAATATCCCGCAGATTGCCGTGGTCGGCGGACACTGCACGGCTGGCGGTGCCTATGTGCCGACGCTGAGCGACTACAACATCATCATCGAAGGCACAGGCGCGATTTTCCTTGGCGGTCCCCCGCTGGTCAAGGCGGCCACCGGCGAAGAGGTCGGTGTTCAGGAACTTGGTGGGGCGGTTATGCATACCTCGGTTTCGGGAACCGGCGACTACCGAGCCGCCACTGAACAGCACGCCTTTTCACTGGCGCGCGAGATTGTCAGCCAATGGAAGCGCACCCCGAAAACGATCATCGAAACCGCCGCTTTTGAAGAGCCGTACTACGACCCCAAGGAGCTTTATGGGATCATCCCCAAGGACCGGAAAACCCAGTTTGATATGCGCGAGGTTCTGGCGCGGATCGTCGATGGCTCGCGCTTTCACGAATACCAGCCCGACTATGGCACCACGATGGTTTGCGGCTTTGCCCATATCTGGGGTTACAAGGTTGGCATCCTTGCCAACAACGGGGTGTTGTTCAACGACAGCTCGCTGAAGGCGGCGCATTTCATGCAGCTTTGCAATCAGAACCGCACACCTCTGGTCTTCTTTCAGAACATCACTGGCTATATGGTGGGCCGCGAATACGAAGAACGCGGCATCGCCAAGGACGGTGCCAAGATGCTGATGGCGCAGGGCGGTTCGGTCGTGCCGAAGTTCACAGTGATCGCCAATGCCTCGTACGGGGCAGGCAATTACGGCATGTGCGGGCGGGCCTGGGATGCGCGCACGCTGTTTATGTGGCCGCAAGCCGAGATCGGCGTGATGGGGGCGGATCAGGCCGCTAATACCATGGCGGACGTCAAGATTCGGCAGCTTCAGCGCGAAGGCAAAGAGCTGACCGAAGAAGAAATCGCCGCGATCCGCGAACCGGTGCTGGAAAAATACAAGCGCGATGTCGAAGCCTATACCTCCACCTCGGAACTGTGGGATGACGGCATCCTCGATCCGGCGGACACACGCAACGCGCTTGGCATGTCGATTTCTGCCTCGCTCAATGCACCGATCGACGATCCGCACTACGGGATCTTCCGTCTGTAA
- a CDS encoding transferase hexapeptide repeat family protein has translation MAYCYEFKGFIPVVPEDTYVHPQAVLIGNVILGHGCYIGPGASLRGDFGRIVIGDGANVQDNCIIHSFPGRDAVVESDGHIGHGAILHGCTVGRNALVGMNSVIMDGVELGAESIVGAQAFVRGETVIPPRSMVVGSPAKVIREVSEKEVAWKTRGTAEYQQLARDCLAGLTPVEPLKAVEADRPGMAASDVVSIQEARRTSS, from the coding sequence ATGGCATACTGTTATGAGTTCAAGGGTTTTATACCCGTCGTGCCCGAGGATACATATGTCCACCCCCAGGCCGTTCTGATCGGAAATGTCATCTTGGGTCATGGATGCTACATCGGCCCCGGAGCAAGCTTGCGGGGCGATTTCGGCAGGATCGTGATCGGGGATGGAGCCAATGTTCAGGACAATTGCATCATCCATTCCTTTCCCGGCCGCGACGCCGTGGTGGAAAGCGACGGCCACATCGGCCATGGCGCGATCCTGCACGGTTGCACAGTGGGCCGGAACGCTCTGGTCGGAATGAATTCCGTCATTATGGATGGTGTAGAGCTTGGGGCGGAATCGATTGTCGGCGCGCAGGCGTTTGTGCGTGGCGAAACCGTGATTCCGCCGCGTTCGATGGTGGTGGGATCGCCGGCAAAGGTGATCCGCGAGGTCAGCGAGAAAGAAGTCGCGTGGAAAACGCGCGGCACCGCGGAATACCAGCAACTTGCGCGCGACTGTCTGGCCGGATTGACGCCGGTCGAACCGCTGAAGGCGGTCGAGGCAGACCGGCCCGGCATGGCGGCCTCTGACGTCGTCTCCATTCAGGAGGCGCGGCGGACATCGTCCTGA
- a CDS encoding lipid-transfer protein yields MTDKAYVAGVGMVPFQKPGKSESYDVMATAATRSALADAGLDYDKVQQAYVGYVYGDSTCGQRALYHVGMTGIPVLNVNNNCSTGSSALFLARQAVESGAVECALALGFEQMQPGAIGAMFHDRVSPFAAFDRETDELVGSAEIPLALRYFGGAGKAHMDEFGTPLETFAKIRAKASRHAAKNPVALFRQEVTAEDVMAAQVVWPGVMTKLMACPPTCGAAAAIICSKEFADKHGLDSSVRIAAQAMTTDGPETFEAHDMREVVGFSMAKRAADQVYEDAGIGPEDVDVVELHDCFAHNELITYEALGLCSRGEAAKFVDDGDNTYGGKYVTNPSGGLLSKGHPLGATGLAQCTELVQQLRGQADARQVDGARLALQHNLGLGGACVTTLYEKA; encoded by the coding sequence ATGACAGACAAAGCCTATGTTGCAGGCGTTGGGATGGTCCCGTTCCAGAAGCCGGGAAAATCCGAAAGCTACGATGTGATGGCGACCGCTGCGACCCGGTCCGCTCTGGCAGACGCAGGGTTGGATTATGATAAAGTCCAACAGGCCTATGTTGGCTATGTCTATGGCGACAGCACCTGCGGTCAGCGCGCCCTGTACCATGTCGGAATGACAGGCATCCCGGTTCTGAATGTGAACAACAACTGCTCGACCGGATCGTCCGCCCTGTTCCTGGCCAGGCAGGCAGTTGAAAGCGGCGCGGTCGAATGTGCTCTGGCACTTGGGTTCGAACAGATGCAGCCCGGCGCAATCGGTGCGATGTTCCATGACCGGGTCAGCCCGTTTGCGGCATTCGACAGAGAAACCGACGAACTGGTTGGCAGTGCCGAGATCCCGCTGGCGCTGCGGTACTTCGGCGGTGCGGGCAAGGCGCATATGGACGAGTTCGGCACCCCCCTGGAAACCTTCGCAAAAATCCGCGCCAAGGCCAGCCGACATGCTGCGAAGAATCCGGTTGCCCTGTTCCGGCAGGAGGTGACGGCGGAAGACGTCATGGCCGCCCAGGTCGTCTGGCCCGGCGTCATGACCAAGCTCATGGCCTGTCCGCCAACCTGTGGCGCGGCCGCCGCGATCATTTGTTCCAAGGAATTCGCCGACAAGCACGGACTGGACAGTTCGGTTCGGATCGCGGCGCAGGCCATGACGACGGACGGCCCGGAAACTTTCGAAGCCCATGACATGCGCGAAGTGGTCGGCTTTTCGATGGCCAAGCGCGCCGCCGATCAGGTTTACGAGGACGCGGGCATCGGGCCCGAGGACGTGGATGTGGTCGAACTGCACGACTGTTTCGCCCACAACGAGCTTATCACCTATGAGGCGCTTGGCCTTTGCAGTCGCGGCGAAGCGGCGAAATTCGTTGATGATGGCGACAACACCTACGGCGGAAAATACGTGACCAACCCGTCGGGCGGTCTTTTGTCCAAAGGCCATCCGCTTGGGGCGACCGGCCTAGCGCAATGTACCGAGCTCGTTCAGCAGCTTCGCGGCCAGGCAGATGCGCGCCAGGTTGATGGCGCACGTCTGGCGCTTCAGCACAATCTGGGCCTCGGCGGGGCCTGCGTCACCACGCTTTATGAAAAAGCCTGA
- a CDS encoding SDR family NAD(P)-dependent oxidoreductase, whose translation MTGKLDGRVALVSGSGRGIGREIALKLASEGARLVINDLDADPANETAEAVRAMGAEAVVCAGSVTEDGFAERFIKTGVDSFGGLDIIVNNAGYTWDSVVQKMSDEQWQAIIDVHLTAPFKILRAAQPVISAKAKEEAAAGQEVFRKVVNISSIAGTGGNAGQINYSAAKAGILGVTRTMAKEWGRYKVNVNAVAFGPIRTRLTEGSADGDSTIKVEEKEIKVGVNPDLLSQMERMIPLGRVGTPEEAAGAVYLFCAPESNFISGQHVICGGGFVI comes from the coding sequence ATGACTGGAAAACTCGACGGGCGCGTGGCGCTGGTCTCGGGCTCGGGCCGGGGCATTGGCCGCGAAATCGCTCTCAAACTGGCCTCGGAAGGGGCCCGGCTGGTGATCAACGATCTGGACGCCGATCCGGCCAATGAAACCGCCGAGGCGGTGCGCGCAATGGGTGCTGAGGCCGTGGTCTGTGCCGGCAGCGTTACCGAAGACGGTTTTGCCGAACGGTTCATCAAGACCGGCGTGGACAGCTTTGGCGGGTTAGACATCATCGTGAACAACGCAGGCTACACTTGGGATAGCGTCGTTCAGAAGATGTCCGACGAACAGTGGCAGGCGATCATCGACGTCCACCTGACGGCACCTTTCAAGATCCTGCGCGCTGCCCAGCCGGTGATCAGCGCCAAGGCCAAGGAAGAGGCCGCCGCCGGGCAAGAGGTGTTCCGCAAGGTAGTCAACATCTCGTCCATCGCAGGGACCGGCGGCAATGCTGGCCAGATCAACTATTCCGCCGCCAAGGCCGGTATCCTAGGGGTCACCCGGACGATGGCCAAGGAATGGGGCCGCTACAAGGTCAACGTCAACGCCGTCGCCTTCGGCCCGATCCGCACCCGCCTGACCGAAGGCAGCGCGGATGGCGACAGCACGATCAAGGTCGAAGAAAAAGAGATCAAGGTCGGCGTGAACCCCGATCTCCTGTCCCAGATGGAGCGCATGATCCCGCTGGGCCGGGTCGGCACTCCGGAAGAAGCTGCCGGTGCCGTCTATCTGTTCTGTGCGCCGGAATCGAACTTCATTTCAGGCCAGCACGTCATCTGCGGTGGCGGTTTCGTGATCTAA
- a CDS encoding TetR/AcrR family transcriptional regulator produces MAQNTAIKANETSRSAVGRDGVLDIAARLFREQGYGSVSLRKIAEAAGIKAGSIYYHFGSKDEIVAAVLDAGIRVVHASMRDAITDLRADTDGETVLRAAIRAHLRALLDVSDYTSANVRIFGQVPQSVRDANLPTRRAYEAEWDSLLSQLKKDGTLKQDVDIRRLRLMLIGTLNATLDWFDPDRGSADALSRTYADVFLNGILQRQDT; encoded by the coding sequence ATGGCACAGAACACGGCAATCAAAGCCAACGAGACATCGCGCAGCGCGGTTGGACGGGACGGGGTGCTGGACATTGCCGCGCGGCTTTTCCGCGAACAAGGCTACGGGTCCGTTTCGCTCCGAAAAATTGCCGAGGCCGCCGGGATCAAGGCGGGTAGCATATACTATCATTTCGGTTCCAAGGACGAGATCGTCGCGGCCGTTCTTGATGCAGGGATTCGAGTCGTTCACGCGAGCATGAGAGACGCCATCACCGACCTGCGGGCCGATACCGACGGCGAAACGGTACTGCGCGCCGCGATCCGGGCGCATCTGCGCGCGCTTCTTGATGTGAGCGATTATACATCGGCGAATGTGCGTATTTTCGGGCAGGTGCCGCAATCCGTCCGGGATGCCAACTTGCCCACGCGAAGGGCCTATGAGGCAGAGTGGGACAGTCTTCTGTCCCAGCTTAAGAAAGATGGCACGCTGAAGCAAGACGTCGATATCCGTCGCCTGCGCCTGATGCTGATCGGTACATTGAACGCCACGCTCGATTGGTTCGACCCGGACCGCGGTAGCGCCGATGCGTTGTCACGCACCTATGCCGATGTGTTCCTCAACGGGATACTCCAAAGACAGGATACCTGA